A genomic window from Elaeis guineensis isolate ETL-2024a chromosome 3, EG11, whole genome shotgun sequence includes:
- the LOC140856162 gene encoding uncharacterized protein, translated as MAWLEAVTYLATLTYKFFRGDSEERRERRRREKYYDSYSTEWNSQDPYGSQQFDPVYGHGVEYYEQSGSEKRRHGKPQEEWCSYRIRDQSGDTEIDVVGRQRVEKKKRRGFTLCRRVDYEERGTITKKYVDWRGKEVIEQKPYSSRMYEEIEQKPYSSRMYEEIEQKPYSSRMYEENQYLPVVGDDEEGIGRDADAGMAEMVYGEHRKRW; from the exons ATGGCTTGGCTCGAGGCCGTCACCTACTTGGCTACACTAACGTATAAATTTTTCCGAGGCGACTCGGAAGAACGTAGGGAACGGCGCCGGAGAGAAAAG TACTACGATTCCTACAGCACGGAATGGAACTCTCAGGATCCATATGGCTCGCAACAATTCGATCCTGTGTATGGCCATGGAGTAGAGTATTACGAGCAGAGTGGCTCAGAGAAGCGCCGCCATGGCAAGCCTCAAGAAGAGTGGTGCTCGTATCGGATACGGGACCAGAGCGGTGACACGGAGATAGACGTGGTCGGGAGGCAGCGtgtggagaagaaaaaaagacgTGGGTTTACCCTGTGCCGACGTGTGGATTACGAGGAGAGAGGGACGATAACGAAGAAGTACGTGGACTGGAGAGGAAAGGAGGTGATAGAGCAGAAGCCTTATAGTTCGAGGATGTACGAGGAGATAGAGCAGAAGCCTTATAGTTCGAGGATGTACGAGGAGATAGAGCAGAAGCCTTATAGTTCGAGGATGTACGAGGAGAACCAGTACCTCCCAGTAGTCGGAGATGATGAGGAGGGAATCGGGAGGGACGCTGATGCTGGTATGGCCGAGATGGTCTATGGAGAACACCGGAAAAGGTGGTGA